Proteins found in one Mangifera indica cultivar Alphonso chromosome 15, CATAS_Mindica_2.1, whole genome shotgun sequence genomic segment:
- the LOC123198243 gene encoding agamous-like MADS-box protein AGL62: protein MVKMNNESNLQVTFSKRRSGLFKKASELCTLCGAEVALVVFSPGKKVFSFGHPCVETVIDRYLTQSTPPVSGTHQLIEAHRNATVRELNMQLTQVMSELEAEKKRGEELNQIRKATQVQCWWANPVNELSMPQLQQLKAALEDLKKKVT from the exons ATGGTGAAAATGAATAATGAAAGCAATCTCCAGGTAACCTTCTCGAAACGCCGCTCTGGCCTCTTCAAAAAGGCCAGCGAACTTTGCACTCTCTGCGGTGCTGAAGTCGCCCTGGTGGTCTTCTCCCCCGGCAAAAAGGTCTTCTCTTTTGGCCACCCTTGTGTTGAGACGGTCATCGACCGTTATCTCACCCAATCCACCCCTCCGGTCTCCGGCACCCATCAACTCATTGAGGCTCACCGCAACGCCACCGTTCGCGAGCTCAACATGCAACTCACccaa GTGATGAGCGAGTTGGAGGCGGAGAAGAAGCGTGGTGAAGAGCTGAATCAGATACGGAAGGCGACTCAGGTGCAGTGCTGGTGGGCGAATCCGGTGAATGAGCTAAGTATGCCGCAGCTTCAGCAGTTGAAGGCGGCGCTGGAGGACCTGAAGAAGAAAGTgacataa
- the LOC123197818 gene encoding LOW QUALITY PROTEIN: transcription initiation factor TFIID subunit 7-like (The sequence of the model RefSeq protein was modified relative to this genomic sequence to represent the inferred CDS: inserted 1 base in 1 codon) — protein MSKPNTKASTKVIPKRENGRSGTFVIGNDHFPVSLLDLPSVVESYKTYDDSALVKAADIGQMIMVREPGDSAPDVVEHRHGITPPMRDARKRRFRREPNLNPELVQRVEKDLLNIMSXGTIENADIL, from the exons ATGTCTAAGCCCAATACAAAAGCCAGCACCAAAGTCATACCCAAAAGAG AGAATGGGAGGAGTGGAACTTTTGTTATAGGCAATGATCATTTCCCAGTATCTCTATTAGATCTTCCTTCTGTTGTGGAATCATACAAAACCTATGATGACAGTGCTCTGGTTAAAGCTGCAGACATTGGTCAG ATGATTATGGTTAGAGAACCAGGTGATTCTGCCCCAGATGTGGTGGAGCACAGACATGGTATCACCCCTCCTATGAGGGATGCTCGAAAACGTAGATTCCGGAGGGAGCCAAACCTAAAT CCTGAGCTTGTACAGCGTGTTGAGAAAGATTTGTTAAACATCATGA GCGGAACAATCGAAAATGCAGATAtcctttaa
- the LOC123197816 gene encoding uncharacterized protein LOC123197816, translating into MTDISFEEAKSEHKPPITEGMNSLQLEDLILGGESYSRSFLDNVPTDPFRWLSDFSPHPSTSSSGTRSIREENAIKLGDIFHNKEQLKDVMKQFALQKGFQYTINKSDTKRWNIRCKAKNCQWYISASKSKVGEVFQIIKMNSTHTCSVDQKVSHQRQVGTGVLGQLIRSKYVLIDRIYRPKEIIVDIADRYKIDISYSQAWRARNWALNSLKGSPEESFMLLPDYCYNLQRSNPGTVTAIETDDAHRFKYFFMALGCSICAFRKYLRPVICIDAAFLKSQYLGHLFFAVGRDGNNQIYPIGFGVGKKEDHDTWCWFLRKIKECIHEIPELVIISDRHHAIYSAMVEVFPNVHHEYCCHHLLCNMRAKYKQNSKVVGAYWKAAKSYTETNFKAMMQSLDTMNPQAGAYLREVGFERWSRAHFSEHRYNIMTTNIAESFNDFVKHARGLPITMLAEFIRGTLQRWFYERRNHANKCPNFVTPWMEEKISRRLSKSARLKVRSITPHRYQVIAFGGYMGIVDSDEMSCTCKKFQLSHIPCEHVVAVTRYMSFTNVNTWVHPFFQTEFYRAIYEKSVNPLGNQLEWLYAPEERVILPPVFDS; encoded by the exons aTGACTGATATTTCTTTTGAAGAGGCAAAGTCTGAGCATAAACCACCTATTACCGAGGGTATGAAcagtttgcagcttgaagatcttATTTTGGGTGGTGAAAGTTATTCTAGGTCGTTTTTAGataatgtccccactgatccgtTTAGGTGGCTTTCTGATTTTTCTCCACacccatcaacatcatcaagtggtacCAGATCAATCCGAGAAGAGAATGCTATAAaacttggtgatatttttcataataaagaacaattgaaagatgttaTGAAGCAATTTGCCCTTcagaaaggatttcaatacaCGATAAACAAATCTGACACAAAGCGATGGAATATTAGGTGCAAAGCTAAAAACTGTCAGTGGTATATATCTGCATCCAAATCCAAGGTCGGTGAAGTATTtcaaatcattaaaatgaattcaacccacacatgttcagttgatcaaaaaGTGTCACATCAACGACAAGTTGGGACCGGAgttttaggtcaattaataaggtcaaagtatgtgttgattgatcgaatttatcgacctaaagaaataattgtggacatcgccgaccggtataaaattgacatttcatattcacaggcttggcgggcaagaaattgggctttaAATTCACTGAAGGGCTCACCGGAAGAGTCATTTATGCTATTACcagattattgttataatttacaGCGTAGTAATCCGGgaaccgttactgctattgaaacggaCGATGCccatcgatttaaatatttttttatggcattaggatgttctATTTGTGCATTTAGAAAATATCTTcgacctgttatttgcattgacgctgctttccttaaaaGTCAATATCTAGGTCATTTATTTTTTGCGGTGGGCCgtgatggtaataatcagatatatcctATTGGTTTTGGTGTTGGTAAAAAGGAAGATCACGATacatggtgttggtttctcagaaagattaaagaatgcatccatgagATCCCCGAGTTGGTGATAATCTcggatcgacatcatgctatatactctgcaatggttgaagtctttccaAATGTCCATCATGAatattgttgtcatcaccttttgtgtaacatgcgggcaaagtacaAACAAAACTCAAAG GTTGttggtgcatattggaaagctgcGAAATCATATACAGAAACAAATTTTAAGGCTATGATGCAATCTCTTGATACGATGAACCCTCAAGCTGGGGCTTATCTACGTGAGGTCGGATTTGAACGATGGAGCAGAGCACATTTTTCGGAGCATCGGTACAAtataatgacaactaatattgcaGAGTCATTTAATGACTTTGTCAAACATGCACGGGGTCTGCCTATCACGATGCTCGCCGAGTTCATTCGCGGCACcttgcaacgatggttttatgagaggagaaaccatgcaa ataaaTGCCCCAATTTTGTCACCCCTTGGATGGAGGAGAAGATAAGTCGTCGTTTGTCAAAGTCTGCGCGCTTGAAAGTTCGGTCAATTACACCTCATCGGTATCAGGTTATTGCttttggtggatacatgggtattgtggactccgatgaaatgtcttgtacgtgcaaaaaatttcaactttcacaTATTCCGTGCGAGCATGTTGTTGCTGTTACCAGATACATGAGTTTCACAAATGTCAAtacatgggttcatccattcttccaaACTGAGTTTTACCGTGCAATATATGAGAAATctgtcaatcctcttggaaatcaattaGAATGGTTATATGcaccagaagaaagagttatcttACCCCCGGTTTTTGATAGTTGA
- the LOC123197817 gene encoding transcription initiation factor TFIID subunit 7-like, protein MEEQFILRVPPSVAERIERLLNEDPSSGEDKSLDLSFSENGRSGTFVIGNDHFPVSLLDLPSVVESYKTYDDSALVKTADIGQMIMVREAGDSAPDVVEYRHGITPPMRDARKRRFRREPDLNPELVQRVEKDLLNIMSGGTIENADPEVNDQEEDADGNACNANKKVAPIPAPKEVDVAEAEANTGVPERSDSEESDDSM, encoded by the exons ATGGAGGAGCAATTCATTCTCAGAGTTCCCCCTTCTGTTGCTGAGAGAATTGAACGTCTTTTGAATGAAGACCCTTCTTCTGGGGAAGACAAGTCTTTAGATTTGTCTTTTTCTG AAAATGGGAGGAGTGGAACTTTTGTTATAGGCAATGATCATTTCCCAGTATCTCTATTAGATCTTCCTTCTGTTGTGGAATCATACAAAACCTATGATGACAGTGCTCTGGTTAAAACTGCAGACATTGGTCAG ATGATTATGGTTAGAGAAGCAGGTGATTCTGCTCCAGATGTGGTGGAGTACAGACATGGTATCACCCCTCCAATGAGGGATGCTCGAAAACGTAGATTCCGGAGGGAGCCAGACCTAAAT CCTGAGCTTGTACAGCGTGTTGAGAAAGATTTGTTGAACATCATGAGCGGTGGAACAATCGAAAATGCAG ATCCTGAAGTGAATGACCAAGAGGAAGATGCTGACGGAAATGCATGTAATGCAAACAAGAAAGTTGCACCTATTCCTGCACCAAAGGAGGTTGATGTTGCTGAGGCTGAAGCTAACACTGGGGTGCCGGAAAGAAGTGATTCTGAGGAGTCTGATGATTCCATGTAA